CCATGATGTCAAGTACAAGGTCAGGACCAGATCGTCGGTGGACACATACTACGATTCCAAAGAACTTGATCTTTATCGCTCAGGCTGCAGTCTCAGGAACAAGGCATCCTCTAAAGGGAAGTTCAAACTCACGGCGAAGAGACCTATCTCCAACGAAAAGGGTGTCATGTCCAGGGAAGAGATTGAGGATAGCTCCGACGGGAGTTTCAGATCGCTTGAGGCCTTCGGGAAAATGGTATTCCCCGGAGTCAAGATACAGAAACAGCCTGTTCTGACCCTCAAATCCGAGCGTGTCGCATTTTATTACATCGACGAAGGCAACGAGATCATGCTGTCCCTCGACGTCTGCAAGTATGTCTCGGGAGACCTTTCCAAAGACTTCCTGGAGATTGAGATTGAATTCATGGGGGACAGCGCAGAGAACGGTTTCGACAGCCTCGGCCTTTCACGTTTCGTGACCGATAAACTTCGCTTCGAATCCGTCACCAAAAGCAAGTATCAGAGGGGCATGGAGTGGATATCCTCCGCGAATGCACAAATATGAGCAACACATCAAGTGCTCCGGTGCAAAGATGGTAACATTCCTTCCATTCGCCGGATACAGACCGAATCTCAGCAACGGAGAGCACGAGGTGGACCGCATCTCGCCTCCATACGATGTCATC
This portion of the Thermoplasmata archaeon genome encodes:
- a CDS encoding CYTH domain-containing protein; its protein translation is MNTTRQIYDMDSLHGLTRHMSKAVENEFKFTTDRISDKRAIMDSLESFLEGHDVKYKVRTRSSVDTYYDSKELDLYRSGCSLRNKASSKGKFKLTAKRPISNEKGVMSREEIEDSSDGSFRSLEAFGKMVFPGVKIQKQPVLTLKSERVAFYYIDEGNEIMLSLDVCKYVSGDLSKDFLEIEIEFMGDSAENGFDSLGLSRFVTDKLRFESVTKSKYQRGMEWISSANAQI